DNA sequence from the Bufo bufo chromosome 3, aBufBuf1.1, whole genome shotgun sequence genome:
cgattttcacgcaaccccattcacttctatggcgcttgcattgcgtgaaaaactcagaatatagagcatgctgcgattttcacgcaacgcacaagtgatgcgtgaaaatcaccgctcatgtgaacagccccatagaaatgaatgggtcggtattcagtatgggtgcaatgcgttcaactcacgcatcgcatccgcgcggaatactcgcccgtgtgaaaggggcctttaggGTTGGGCCAAACGTCCggatttaggccggacagtcagtttttttttttttggctccctggacggacacagggatgtccaccctttcagtagctcacgctcagacagcagcactgcgctgtctgagcgtgagctgcagcaactgactgaggcttctctcacccccagtcagtcactagagccgcagacatggctccctgcggctgactgagggggagagaagcacccgggctgcccccagctcaccttccctCAGAaattcttccctctcctccctccgtttttttccccccggcGCGATTGGGGCATGGCTTCATGAAGGCGGGGGCGTAGCTTCACGGAGGCGGCCGTGGTTTATCGGTTTGAAAACGTGGCCGGTGAGGTCTGGCTTtcttgggtgaagccagtggctacCCTAAAGActgtatatcagtctgctcagctcctccagatTACACTGCCTTTCTTGGCGATAggttctttttaaccccttcccgacctagcaattttcagttttttttctcctTGCCTTCCCGTAGCCATAACTTTCTAAATATTCCATTTACATAGTCGTATGAGAACTTCTTTTTCTAATGATGGCATTAGATATTGTATACAGTGTAATGGGAAGCTGGACAAATTCCTAAATAGGgtggaaataggaaaaaaaacgcaatcttGACACCGTTTTCTGGCCAGATACAGATGAGAGAGTTCAATGCAAGAAACACGCTGCATGTGTCAGTGAGCGTTCCCATTCTGACCTCTGCTTGGATTACACAgtgttataattagggatgagcgaatcgacttcggatgaaacatccaaagtcgattcgcataaaactttgtttcaatactgtacggtgtgagcgctctgtacagtattagaatgtattggctcctatgagtcgaagttattactttgcgaagtcttgcgagacttcgggtagAAAGTTtagaaattaatttgtactgtaaaaaaacatttcccatttttatttattttttacagtagaaatcaatttctgaagttattacccgaagtctcacgagactttgcgaagtattaactttggctcatcggagccaatacattctaatactgtacggagcgctcgctccgtacagtattctaacaaagttttatacgaatcgacttcagatgtttcatccgaagtcgattagctcatccctagttataatgatttataatgctgtttgTCCCTGCCAGACCTGTATCTACTaattacactgacagcattatgtcagtgtaaggcctcgttcacatttccgtttttcactgacgtgtgctgtccgcattttctgcggacagcacacgtattcattgacttgaatgtgttcacatttcagtatttttttactgaccgtgggcatgagacatgcactactttgatccgtgatgtgcaccaagcacgcccattgaagtctatgggtctgtgaaaaccactgatacacatccgtgttgtgtccgtttttcactgaagactaataggagattctttttaaattaattttcagctgagcaatgtcagtgaattacagatgacacacggatggtaaaaatggacacatgcaccaaccacggatccttcacggacagcttcacggatgaaacatgacactgacatgtgaaagaggcctaagggatcatgcacacggccgtaaccgtttttgtggtccacaaaacactgataccagccatgtgcattgTGCATTTTGTGGAGCGGaaggcccataatagagcagtcctattcTTATCCATAATCCAAATATTTTTACTggtgccacagaacagacatgcggatgcggacagcacacgctgtgcattccacattttttgcggacccattgaagtgaatgggtccgcatccgacccgcaaaaaaaaaaaacgtgtttgtgtgcatgagccctaaatcagtaGATTTGAATTTTTGAAAGGCTTGACACAGAGTGCATTTTTTGGTCCtggttttcacttttttttttttccaaatgcaGCATGTTGTAGATATGGTGTTATTTTGACCATTTGCCCACACATTATTGGAAAAAATGCATGTCATGTGACCCGAAAAAAGCCTCCAAAACTTGTAAAAAATACACGAAAAATGTAAGCTTACAAAAAATGTAAGGTGCTAGTTTTGGGAGATTGCGGGGGTTCTGCAGTTATCTCAAAGCTACTATAGGGAAACAAAGGTTTGATACAAATATCAGCCCTCTATACTGCCCTCTACAGGACACCAGTGATGGCGGCACCAGCTCCACGTGACCGGTGACACCACGTGACGTTCTGACGTCAGACAGTCATTATGCAGAAGTTGTTACTAGTTGCTACTCTGCCCACTGGACTCCAAAACAATGGAGGAAGAGCGAACTGCCAGGAGGTCGTGGTGTAAAGTTGTGGCGTCCCTGCTGCCGGACGTGCGCCTCACCCCCGGCTCTACTATCACTATATTATTGTCGCTAGCGATATCCGTCCCGGGAATGAAGAGGGAGACACCTGCTGACAGGAAGCTGGACCTTGAGGCTGGAGTGCTGGGGAGTGTTTCATGTATGGCCGCCTCTGTCAGGCAGTATACCAGAGGGGTGTGGTGGCGGGTGAAGACATCACACAGGGGGGGAAGGGAAGTCTGTGGTGATGACAGCCAATTAGGTTTTTGCTTTCATTCTCGTGAGGGAATGCAAATGGAAGGATGCACCTGATTGGCTGTTGCCACTTTTCCCTTGAACCAGATTTGATAACCCACTGATGGTTTACTAGCGCCAGACGGTGATTATAGTGTCGCCCATATTGCCTCCTAATATTGGGTGATTGTATTATATGCAGTTGCCCAATAAGTTACCTCATATTCCTCTGGCACCACTAGCGTTAACGAATGGGCATCCCGTCACCAGTGATACTGTAAAGCGGGGGATGTTTATTGCAGTGGCTTGTCCACTTGTAAGTTTTTAGGTGTTTTTCttgatatgtgtttttttttttttttaacgttacCTCCAGATGttaactgtaaggcctctttcacacgggcgttgcgggaacatgcgcgatttttctgcgcgagtgcaaaacattgtaatgcgttttgcacgcgcgtgagaaaaatcggcatgtttggtacccaaacccgaacttcttcacagaagttcgggcttgggatcggtgttctgtagattgtattatttctgttataagggaaaataatagcattctgaataccgaatgcatagtacaatagggctggaggggttaaaaaaataaataaaattatttaactcgccttaatccacttgatcccgCAGCCggtttctcttctgtcttctttgctgtgtgcaggaaaaggacctgtgatgacatcactccggtcatcacatggtccgtcacatgatcttttaccatagtgatggatcatgtgatgaccgaagtgacgtcaccacaggtccttttcctgcacacagctaagatgaagacagaaggagatgccgggctgcgggatcaagtggattaaggtgagttaattttttttaacccctccagcgctattgtactatgcattctgtattcagaatgctattattttcccttataaccatgttataagggaaaataataatgatcgggtctccatcccaatcgtctcctagcaaccgtgcgtgaaaatcgcaccgcatccgcacttgcattcatttctatggggcctgcattacgtgaaaaacgcactaagaggagcatgctgcgattttcacgcaacgcacaagtgatgcgtgaaaatcaccgctcatgtgcacagccccatagaaatgaatgggtccggattcagtgcgggtgcaatgcgttcaactcgcgcattgcacttgcgcggaatactcgcccgtgtgaaaggggcctaaatctgtgGGAATTAGGAAATGAAGTACAAACGTGCATTTTtggggttacatttttttttcacttgcggTGTGATTTTTGGAGTACGCAttttctgaaaatggcagcatggtCCGGCAttggcatattttttatttattttttggctcatttttaaaattttgatGCTGTGGAATCCATTGTTTAGCAAAAATGCATGTGTCAATGTGTATTTCGTTATTTTAATGTCGATTTTATTAATAGAGATCTacagaggaagtgacatcagagggtGGTACATGGTTTCCTGTTTGAAGGGGTTGCCCACCCTTTAGTAAGTGATGGCCTTCGctaactgatcagtggggtccgacaCACATCACCCCTATGGTTTTGCTCCCTCTGCTGGGAAGTGGATGGAGCGCTGCTTCCACTGGAGTCAGTAACTAGCTCTGCCCACTACACGGTTGATGGAGCCGTTTAGTTCCTGTGATGTACCTACACATGAACAGCTGGTCATCCGGGGTGcagggtagggatcgaccgattatcagagataccgatattatcggcctatattcatgatttttaaagttatcggcatctaaccttgacGATAATGTGTCAGCgcactcatgttccctcagcagcacaggggtgaAGGAGtcgctctctctccccccccccccccctttgccgcgatgccaatgaggagagacgggaggaggaggaggagaggccggcgcactgcgccaccaatgataattgacgtgtaaggctactttcacactggcgttttggtttccgtttgtgagatccgttcagggctctcagaagcggtccaaaacggatcagttttgccctaatgcattctgaatggaaaaggatccgctcagaatgcatcagtttgcctccattccgctctggaggcggacactaaaatgctgcttgcagcgttttactgtccgcctgacgatgtggAGGCAAACGGGTCCGTCCTaacacacaatataagtcaatgggggcggatccgttttctcggacacaatctggcacaatagaaaacgtatccttcctccattgactttcaaatggtgttgaagacggatccgtcttggctatgttaaagataatacaaacggatccgttctgaacagatgcatgcggttgtattatcggtatggatccgcaccaaacgcgagtgtgaaagtagcctaatacaaatacaggaggtggtGCCCAGACTATATGACAGGAAGGTACGATTAGCGGCAGTTAAccgctcaggtgccgcacctgaggagttaactgatGCCactgattgcagctccctgtcagaggcagggtgccggctatgtggctCTGCGCTgacacacccgcctcctgtattaaatgttaattatcattggtggcgcagtgcgccctccccccagtattaaaatcattggtggcgcagtgcgccccctcccctcaacccccacagtattaaaaacattggtggtgcagtgcaccccccagtattaaaatcattggtggcagtgcccacagggtcccctccccctcattggtggcagtggcagcttctgatcggagccccagcagtgtaatccgatccgatcggttaccatggcagccaggacgctactgaggcCCTGGCTTCCATGGTAATcttcctgctgctgtgtgcacagagcagcagggagagtgtgaggtcctattcaccctaagggtccattcacacgtccgttgtttctttcctgatctgttcagttttttgcggaacagatctggaccagatctggacccattcattttcaatgggtcctgaaaaaaatcagacattgagctgtccgttttttttcaggaacaattgaaaatgaatgggtccagatctgttccgcaaaaaacggaacagatcaggaaagaaacaacggacgtgtgaatggacccttatagagctctgtgtataggtgaataggacaagatcccaggttctagcccctcagggtaaaatagttattaaaaaaaaaaaggttaacaaaaaataccaaaatattaagtataagtcactcccttttccaattttacatatacaataaataaataaacatatcacatattgccaggtccgaaaagtccaaactattaaaattatATATCAAAAAATCTCCgtaatgaaaatgcacagaatatcggtataagctatcggcctgaaagttcacaggttatcggctctacaaaaatcaatatcggtcgatccctagtgcagGGTGTTGGATACCCCCTGATGAACTATTGATggtatatcctgaggataggccatcacttactaATTGGTGGGCAACCCCTCTAAGAATGCATGACTTGCAACTAAATCGCCCTATTTGTAAAACAAAATGCTATAAAAATACAATCAAAAGACCTGaaaaactggtgttttttttcagTCTTCTTGGCCTCAAAAAAAGGGCAAACAAAAACTGTGTGAAggcagtctaagggctcatgcacacaaacgtattttttgtccgcTTTTTTAGTGGGttaggtgtggacccattcattttaatggggctgcaaaagatctgcacgtccgttccatggcccacaaaaatatagaacatgtgctattcttgtctgcattacggcCAAGGATAGAACTGGTCTATTATGGCCCCGGACGTTGCtcgtatcagtgttttgcggatctgaaatttgtggaccacaaaacaggcAACAGTTGTGTGCTTGAGCCTTAAGGGTGATGGATCCTATTATCTCTATTCTGCAGACGGCTTATATTCTTGATGTATTTCTTTGCTCAGGGTTGGATTTGATGAATCTTCATGTACACTGAGAGGCAGCAATGTTGTTGAgagagtgttttttttgtttttttttcacaagatCTGTTTTTCAGTTCACAGGTTGATCAcatatatttattttcatgaAGATCTTCCAACATTAGTCTGCAGTTGCTTGATTGTCTGGTATTTTGGTGGGGGTTTTGAAGAGAACGTCGGCACGGTGAAGTTCTGCTTCCTCACGCCTCTGTTTGCCATATGGAATGGACTTCTCTACCTGGTTGTTATTGCCACAGGCATCAGCTTTCAGTTGGATGGAAAAGTCCAGGGATTTACGGCAGTTGCCTTTTCCATGGTCAGCGTCTTCACAATACGCACCAGCCTTAGACGACTCATACTCTTTGGGTTCATGGTACCCACAAAGATGATGCCGCTGCTATTTCTCATCCCTGCTGCCTTTATACCACATGCCACAACTCTTAGTAATGTATGTGGTATACTGGTGGGGCTTAGTTGTATCCTTTTACAAGTTTTAGATGTTTGGAAGTATCGTCACACACATCCTGTGCCCATCAAATTAGATCTACAGAAAAACTGTAGAACCTACAACAGTCAAATTTCTTTGATATAAAGTGCAACTCTACCCGTAGCTGAATATTTGGTTTTAAACTGAAGTCTTCCAAATGATGTTTAACTGGTAACAACCAATAGAaatgttggcttttgaggaaatcTATACTTGACAGAAAGAAGGTGCGTAGAGAAATTATTCTGCATGTACTAACttctgtcattcataaaaacccaGCAAAAAAGCACTTTAGGACTGACACAAGATTGTACAACTTTTGTCCTAAGTACCCTACCTCCCAGAGGACAGAATAACCAACCACTtctttaaatggtcactaacctTTCAAAAAAATTAACCTAAATCAGTAGTACAGGTGACTATAAGAAACGTTGTAATATGTCTTATCAGAGAAAATGCCTACGGTATTTTTACCTCTAGCGGCTTATTGCTTTTATCCTTTTCCTCTCCATAGTTTTCTATGGGCAGCATATGAGGCGATCGATCCTTCAGTCCATCTAATCTTTCAAGACTGGTTTAGCAGAAAATGTTACTTTAGGAGGGggtctgttattattattattattattattattattatttatattattatttatcccttcgtcctatgacagcaccaggaAAGAGAGATCCACCTCCCAGCACAGGAAACCCACAGGTATAAATCTTCAGAtgcccctcctcctcagtggttTCATGTCCTAGGAGGACAACCTACAGGTTATTTTCGGTGGGGAGTAGTTTCTCCCTTTTGACATTGCAGGCTGGCTGGAGAAGGTGTGAGCCCCGCTCCACACACCTGTACCTGGACAGGACCGGCATACCGAGGACATGTGCGACGCGGGCAGCGAGCGCAGGGCGGAAGAAACAACAGGTAAGTGAGGATCCAggacgcaggaaggggcggagcttAGCGAAGAGGCGGCAAGTTTGAAAAGGAAGGAGCGCAGAGCGTCCAGAGCAGCACACAGCTTCTGCCTGGCGTTCATGCGCAGCTCTAAGGATAAAGCCAGTATCCAGCCAGTCTCCCCTGTGATCTTTGCTGGAGTCTTCCAGATCCAGGGCTATAGGGATATTTCCAGCATGGAGAGTTCTGGAGAGATCCCTAAGGACCCAGTCACCCCTGCACCTATGGTAGGAATGGGTATGGGCCTGAAGAAATGTAAGTGATCTACATTTATCTTCTTTCTCTAGAgatcgtgatttttttttttttgtttaaattccaGGGTGTAACTGAGAAACCCAGAAAAGCCACCGCTAAGATACGTCATAAGGAATGTGGTATCTGTAAGGCTAAGCTAGATGCTTCATACACTAAGCccctatgtaaagggtgtattgagagtactacagggagtgcagaattattaggcaaatgagtattttgaccacatcatcctctttatgcatgttgtcttactccaagctgtataggctcgaaagcctactaccaattaagcatattaggtgatgtgcatctctgtaatgagaaggggtgtggtctaatgacatcaacaacctatatcaggtgtgcataattattaggcaacttcctttcctttggcaaaatgggtcaaaagaaggacttgacaggctcagaaaagtcaaaaatagtgagatatcttgcagagggatgcagcactcttaaaattgcaaagcttctgaagcgtgatcatcgaacaatcaagcgtttcattcaaaatagtcaacagggtcgcaagaagcgtgtggaaaaaccaaggcgcaaaataactgcccatgaactgagaaaagtcaagcgtgcagctgccaagatgccacttgccaccagtttggccatatttcagagctgcaacatcactggagtgcccaaaagcacaaggtgtgcaatactcagagacatggccaaggtaagaaaggctgaaagacaaccaccactgaacaagacacacaagctgaaacgtcaagactgggccaagaaatatctcaagactgatttttctaaggttttatggactgatgaaatgagagtgagtcttgatgggcccgtggctggattggtaaagggcagagagctccagtccgactcagatgacagcaaggtggaggtggagtactggtttgggctggtatcatcaaagatgagcttgtggggccttttcgggttgaggatggagtcaagctcaactcccagtcctactgccagtttctggaagacaccttcttcaagcagtggtacaggaagaagtctgcatccttcaagaaaaacatgattttcatgcaggacaatgctccatcacacgcgtccaagtactccacagcgtggctggcaagaaagggtataaaagaagataatctaatgacatggcctccttgttcacctgatctaaaccctattgagaacctgtggtccatcatcaaatgtgcgatttacaaggagggaaaacagtacacctctctgaacagtgtctgggaggctgtggttgctgctgcacgcaatgttgatggtgaacagatcaaaacactgacagaatccatggatggcaggcttttgagtgtccttgcaaagaaaggtggctatattggtcactgatttgtttttgaatgtcagaaatgtatatttgtgaatgttgagatgttatattggtttcactggtaaaaataaataattgaaatgggtatatatttgttttttgttaagttgcctaataattatgcacagtaatagtcacctgcacacacagatatccccctaaaatagctaaaactaaaaactacttccaaaaatattcagctttgatattaatgagttttttgggttcattgagaacatggttgttgttcaataataaaattaatcctcaaaaatacaacttgcctaataattctgcactccctgtatagcggaAGAATCCCCTAGTATGGTCAAATGTATGAAGAAAATGATCAGAGAAGAGTTGAGTCTTATGTCAAATAAAGAACGCAGGCAAAAGAGCGCCAAAGATAGCGCATCTTTTTCAATTGGAAATTCTGACCTCTCTACTTCAGAGGACGAACTTGAAAGCGGTGAAAGGGAGTCTGTTACATCCTCTTCAGATGAGGAATGCAGTGGTAGGCCCTTTTTTCCTGTTCAGGAGGTAGATCAATTAATCAAGGCAGTCAGGGCAACTATGAATCTGGAGAATGCAAAAGAGGTTCGCTCGATTCAGGATATCATGTTTGGGGGCCTGCAGACTAAGAAACGAAGAGCCCTTTTTATCCACAAGAATGTAGGGGCCATGATGAATAGAGAGTGGAAACATCCAGATAAACGAAGCTTTATCCCATccggaattaaaataaaatatccgTTTGAAGAAGGTGAATGTTCTCTATGGGATAGGACCCCCAAAATTGATGTGCCCATAGCTAAAGTGTCTCGAAGGTCATCCCTACCCTTTGATGATTTGGGCAATCTTAAGGATCCGATGGACAGAAAAGCTGACACCTTTTTAAGGAGAACATGGGAATCCATAGGTGCATCCTTTAAACCTAATGTAGCTTCTACCTGTACGGCTAGGGCACAAATATTGTGGATAAAACAGCTGGAGACGCAGATCCGGGATAAAACCCCTAGAGATAAATTATTAGAATCGGTCGAGGCTATTGGAAAAGTAGCCGATTTTTTTGGCAGACGCCACTGCGGATGCAGTTAGGTTGTCTGCTAGGGCTTCATCCATGGCTAATTCTGCTCGTAGGGCTATTTGGCTCAATAATTGGTCAGGGGATGTTGCCTCAAGAAATCGCTTATGTGGTATCCCTTGTGAGGGTAAATATTTGTTTGGGTCTTCCTTGGACGACATATTAGAGAAGGCAGGGGATAAAAAGAAGGGGTTCCAGTCTTCTTTTCAGTCGTCCTTTTGTAAACAGGACCGTTTTCCCCAGAGAGGCAGAGGAAATAGGGATAGGAATAGGAGTCCAGCAAATAGAAATGACAGATGGAAATTCTCCAGGTCCAAAGGGCTGCTGTTCAAAAATCAATAGAGGGACCCCCCTAAGAAAGACGGCTCCCAATGacgccatggtgggaggaagattACAATCTTTTCTCCCAGCCTGGTCCAAAATATCCAACAGCGCGTGGATCCTGCGTTCATTAGAAAAGGGATTCAAGCTAGAGTTCAAAAAGTTCCCTCCGCAATGATTCAAAATTACGCGCGTAGATCATTCAACTCAGACTGCCTTAGAAAAGGAGGTTTCAAAACTCATTCAAAAAGGGGCACAGGATACTATTCTACTCTGTTTTTAGTAAGAAAACCAAGTGGAGAATACAGGACTATCATACACTTGAAGTCTCTAAACGAGTACCTGTTATACCAACGCTTCAAAATGGAGACTATAAAGACGGTAACTCAGCTTCTCTACAAAGACTGTTTTATGGCAGTTTTAGATATCAAAGATGCCTACTATCACCTTCCGATTTTTCCAGGGCTTAAGATTCCAGGGGGAGCTGAAGCACTTTCAATTCCAGGTATTACCTTTCGGAATCTCGATGGCGCCAAGGATTTTTACGAAGTTAATCTCAGAGATGGCAGCCCATATCGGGGAAAGAGATATCCTGTTTGTCccatacttggacgactttctgaTTGTCGCACTGTCTTACCAGAGATGCTTATTTCAGGTCCAACAGTTGGTAGAAATCATGACAACCCTGGGCTGGATCCTGAACAGAGAGAAATCGAGACTGATTCCAGAAAAGAAACAACAGTTCCTGGGAATCTTACTGGATTCAGTGTCTCAGAGATCATTCCTAACTTCAGAAAAAATTCAGAAAATAAGGTCAGTGGTTCGCACCCTGATAAACAATCTGTGTGTGTCCATAAGGAAGGGGATGTCAGTACTGGGAACTCTGACCGCCTGTATACCTGCAGTTCAATGGTCTCTGATCCATTACAGAGCCCTCCAAGAGGAAATCTTGGGGAACTGGTCAGGAAAAATGGAGGA
Encoded proteins:
- the RHBDD2 gene encoding rhomboid domain-containing protein 2 isoform X1 — its product is MEEERTARRSWCKVVASLLPDVRLTPGSTITILLSLAISVPGMKRETPADRKLDLEAGVLGSVSFHRLITYIYFHEDLPTLVCSCLIVWYFGGGFEENVGTVKFCFLTPLFAIWNGLLYLVVIATGISFQLDGKVQGFTAVAFSMVSVFTIRTSLRRLILFGFMVPTKMMPLLFLIPAAFIPHATTLSNVCGILVGLSYGMGGCFFLDPSESLLSRIDQMVPFKVLKSIPVWRYIPATSAERNASQDRKINPPPGSYPTQQYYTPPQGLPDIYSPYHHMKPTGTWPTAGASAYPTGKGSGQPYSHDSPGAHTHSNNANNSLVGMDLNSQKDSAISSDQPGLQQVQTQ